A genomic stretch from Anomalospiza imberbis isolate Cuckoo-Finch-1a 21T00152 chromosome 9, ASM3175350v1, whole genome shotgun sequence includes:
- the GPX7 gene encoding glutathione peroxidase 7: MLDPEGSVEHQPASSFPKVLLIPLAMLLAIAALLLLAFSATRQKEPDFYTFKVVNIRGKLVSLEKYRGSVSLVVNVASECGYTDSHYKALQQLQRDLGPYHFNVLAFPCNQFGQQEPDTNKEIESFARKTYGASFPMFSKITVSGAGAIPAFKYLIDSTGEEPTWNFWKYLVDPNGKVVKAWDSTVSVEEIRPHVTELVRKIILKKKDEL; this comes from the exons ATGCTGGACCCGGAGGGCAGTGTGGAGCACCAGcctgcctcctccttccccaaaGTCCTCCTCATCCCTCTAGCCATGCTCCTCGCAATTGCAGCGCTCCTGCTCTTAGCCTTTTCCGCTACGCGGCAGAAGGAGCCTGATTTTTACACTTTCAAAGTTGTAAACATCAGGGGCAAGCTTGTGTCTCTGGAGAAGTACAGGGGCTCG GTGTCTCTAGTTGTCAATGTTGCAAGTGAGTGTGGGTACACAGACAGCCACTACAAGGCCttacagcagctgcagagagacctgggcCCGTACCATTTCAATGTGCTGGCATTCCCCTGCAATCAGTTTGGGCAGCAGGAACCAGACACCAACAAAGAAATTGAGAGCTTTGCACGAAAGACTTATGGTGCCTCCTTCCCCATGTTCAGCAAAATCACAGTCAGTGGAGCTGGTGCAATTCCTGCCTTCAAGTACTTAATTG ATTCCACAGGAGAAGAACCAACCTGGAACTTCTGGAAATACCTGGTGGACCCCAACGGGAAAGTAGTAAAGGCCTGGGACTCTACTGTCTCTGTTGAAGAAATAAGGCCCCATGTTACAGAACTTGTACGGAAAATCATCCTAAAGAAGAAAGATGAATTATGA